From the genome of Miscanthus floridulus cultivar M001 chromosome 10, ASM1932011v1, whole genome shotgun sequence, one region includes:
- the LOC136486851 gene encoding putative disease resistance protein At3g14460 isoform X2 — protein sequence MVGVGEMLAGAVIKEVVSKLHALLQASVHGPLKRIQGFKEDLEVMNMTLQSIGAVIADAEKRSINDESARLWLKRLKEVAYEITDMFDDFQPDRPPGKLQSTQKWYKIMLSPDMANRMKRMNKKLNEIRKQNKFGTGLIPEPKTEYTDGETISGPSDVIVGRRVEKESVINILLSSNTYAQEINNCTIIHGLAGVGKTELAKLVFNDERIKEAFPQRAWVYLRQNCDEKDICRHIISVIEQRPCELEILESIYQHLKKVLTSRCLIVLDNLWNSSLERLQGILGRNVSILVTSRKSIQLNTRKAIMFPLEPLSDKLSFDLAKKVASSSYFREGDIPDIALDEIVAKCRGVPFALKTIASRLKPGTEEELLSLIKDIFPPTSDYGQDAIEKTVLGSLRLTYHLMTPRLRLCFAYCAIFAKGCEIDREELCHQWIALGLIVNPRKNQGIIENPTKRLAEETIHELLDMSFLQDSGPSSVTIRSSGAPAKLKMHDLENLHKNNQLAGLRALHIKDCPTVKFKWYNSSFAKRLRVLDISGHHIEKLPSSIGNLMQLRYLNASGIQFKELPKAIGTLSKLQYLNLHGSSISGLPDSVSKLGQLMHLDISDCKNLQALPSSFCQLKCLCFLSLKNCCQLCSLPDDLAGLKDLEKLNLSGCSCLCKLPESLGKLKKLKQLDLSGCLKLTKLPDSFVRLTGLQYLDISSCSELNIPVDGLNKLVGLNYVDMSSCPKLVGLPEEFCDLEHLHTLNLSDCSQLGNLPERLGQMKSIRFILLDGCAESVRKPILQHRLGAGLQSLPAFVIEAQVGSIRSNITQLEQEKFSELELYRLENVRAVEEAEALKMPARSGLRSLGLMWTLNVGRFVEDEALLQVLEPPEDLQKFRVQGYMGKRFPKWNVEIGSFRRGQLDELGLMHFPMCNSLPQLGQLANLKKLHLCRMPKIRRLGRELGDDTGVLKNLQSFTLEYMENLEEWCTTMLMASASSQHQHKPEGLFMFPSLQELNIYHCPRLTMIPCPPRSIDWEVRASSRASQQLLEKDEAMQSLAEYMGLRCPFGYTTELHVNGSSSNGWKFNASLITLRDLGTSDCCGLIDTLLAKGNNMQCLINLEVSGIEDTRSLLEQVETVAHYTRSSLAKSWPDWFLQQPIVNSGASPHFLVTGFASCALDGWIDKVTSFLGNLIRINMEDLPMCDRLPPLGQLPGLQELRLKGMPKITRIDDRDLCGGSDRSSSSVLFFPRLTKFVLNDMPNLEEWVITVSGSTSTGHCGRDREEFMFPKLVKLTIWNCPQLKLKPGLPRAEEWDINNSDPVIASSYDKNRNSGGGELATMLQVLSCKVPPSNWKLLHHLPGIQNLAIISCHGMEALPESIQSLSSLQSLTVSKCHGLKHLPEWLGDLTCLHSLMVVSCPLEFLPGGMRRLSFLRSLTLSCCDRLAALPGWMGDLKSLVKITIEGCKSLKSLPQLCSLQDLFIDCNDELHGWSESGVNKAMFAGIKRQGFWLESHGQSNSYILPARSLHIVHGRDDRYWRMHSHPHSRFESSMELLEVWWLDIEGSLPQGALPTNTSYDVYLVYKLADEHDGLRWGESCVLVDGVPTFGAIVSFVDQDAVRVDRVAYPVTRSEGWMELRLGEFSLRDDTSTVKVHLSEKTNTYAKKGLIIEGMEIRANSMPIT from the exons ATGGTTGGCGTCGGGGAGATGCTGGCCGGGGCCGTCATAAAGGAAGTTGTCAGCAAGCTGCATGCGCTGCTCCAGGCTTCTGTCCATGGTCCTCTCAAGAGGATTCAGGGCTTCAAGGAAGACCTCGAGGTCATGAACATGACGCTCCAGTCCATCGGGGCGGTCATCGCGGATGCAGAGAAGCGGTCTATCAACGACGAGAGCGCGCGATTGTGGCTGAAACGCCTCAAGGAGGTGGCCTACGAGATCACTGATATGTTTGATGACTTCCAACCCGACAGGCCGCCAGGAAAGCTGCAGAGCACTCAAAAGTGGTACAAG ATAATGCTTAGTCCTGACATGGCCAACCGCATGAAGAGGATGAATAAAAAGTTAAATGAAATAAGGAAGCAAAATAAATTTGGGACTGGGTTGATACCTGAACCCAAAACAGAGTACACTGATGGGGAAACAATATCAGGGCCATCAGATGTGATTGTTGGTCGTAGAGTTGAGAAAGAATCTGTCATTAATATACTGCTTAGCTCCAATACATATGCTCAAGAAATTAATAACTGTACCATTATTCATGGGCTTGCTGGTGTTGGCAAGACAGAACTAGCAAAATTGGTGTTCAATGATGAAAGAATCAAGGAGGCATTTCCTCAAAGGGCCTGGGTTTACTTGCGCCAAAATTGTGACGAAAAAGATATTTGCAGACATATAATCTCAGTAATTGAACAAAGACCTTGCGAGCTTGAGATTCTTGAATCCATATACCAGCATCTCAAAAAGGTGCTCACGAGTAGATGTCTCATTGTATTGGATAATCTTTGGAATTCATCCTTGGAGAGATTGCAGGGTATACTAGGCAGGAATGTCTCGATCTTAGTTACTTCACGCAAATCTATTCAGTTGAATACGAGAAAAGCAATAATGTTCCCCTTGGAACCTTTGTCAGACAAACTCAGCTTTGATTTAGCTAAGAAAGTTGCATCCTCATCATATTTCCGTGAAGGTGACATTCCAGATATTGCACTGGATGAAATTGTAGCAAAGTGCAGAGGTGTACCTTTCGCTCTGAAGACTATTGCATCCCGATTGAAACCAGGAACCGAAGAAGAACTATTGAGTTTAATAAAAGATATCTTTCCACCCACATCAGATTATGGACAAGATGCTATTGAGAAAACTGTTCTTGGATCCCTCAGGCTGACATACCACTTAATGACTCCACGACTAAGGCTATGCTTTGCCTACTGTGCAATTTTTGCTAAAGGCTGTGAGATTGATCGTGAAGAATTATGCCACCAATGGATTGCTCTTGGGCTAATTGTAAACCCACGGAAGAATCAGGGTATAATTGAAAACCCAACTAAAAGGCTTGCAGAGGAAACGATTCACGAATTATTGGACATGTCATTTCTTCAAGATTCAGGGCCATCTTCG GTGACGATAAGGAGTTCTGGAGCTCCAGCCAAACTTAAGATGCATGACTTG GAGAACTTGCATAAGAATAATCAGCTTGCTGGGTTAAGGGCTCTGCATATTAAAGATTGTCCTACAGTGAAGTTCAAATGGTACAATTCCTCATTCGCCAAACGCCTGCGGGTCCTGGATATTAGTGGGCATCATATTGAGAAGCTTCCTTCCTCTATTGGAAATCTGATGCAGCTGAGGTACCTTAACGCTTCAGGAATACAATTCAAAGAGCTCCCCAAAGCCATCGGCACTCTGTCTAAACTACAGTATCTCAATCTACATGGCAGTAGCATTTCCGGACTACCAGACTCAGTCTCCAAATTGGGTCAGTTGATGCATCTTGACATATCAGACTGTAAGAATCTGCAGGCATTGCCCAGCTCATTTTGCCAACTCAAGTGCCTGTGTTTTTTGTCACTAAAGAACTGCTGTCAACTATGTTCATTACCTGATGATCTTGCCGGACTCAAGGATTTGGAGAAGCTCAATTTGTCAGGCTGCTCCTGTCTTTGCAAGTTACCAGAATCTCTTGGTAAGCTGAAGAAGTTAAAACAATTGGATCTATCAGGCTGTCTGAAACTCACCAAGCTACCAGATTCTTTCGTTAGACTTACTGGTCTCCAATACCTCGACATCTCAAGCTGTTCTGAATTAAACATACCTGTTGATGGTCTTAACAAGCTTGTGGGTTTGAACTACGTAGATATGTCATCTTGTCCGAAACTTGTAGGACTGCCTGAAGAATTTTGTGACCTTGAACATCTCCATACACTGAATCTTTCTGACTGTAGTCAATTGGGAAATTTACCAGAGAGGCTGGGCCAAATGAAAAGCATCAGGTTCATTTTGCTGGATGGTTGTGCAGAATCGGTGAGGAAACCCATTCTGCAACATAGGCTGGGTGCTGGCCTGCAGTCGTTACCTGCATTTGTCATTGAAGCGCAGGTTGGCAGCATCCGAAGCAACATTACCCAGCTGGAGCAGGAGAAGTTCTCTGAGCTGGAACTGTACCGCCTCGAGAATGTGCGAGCAGTTGAGGAGGCCGAAGCACTAAAGATGCCGGCCAGATCTGGATTACGTAGTTTGGGGCTGATGTGGACATTGAATGTTGGCCGATTCGTTGAGGATGAGGCACTGCTTCAGGTGCTTGAGCCACCTGAAGATCTTCAAAAGTTTAGGGTACAGGGTTACATGGGCAAAAGGTTCCCTAAATGGAACGTAGAAATCGGTTCCTTCCGCCGGGGTCAGCTCGACGAACTCGGGTTGATGCATTTTCCAATGTGCAACAGTTTGCCACAGCTCGGGCAGCTTGCAAATCTCAAGAAGCTGCACCTATGCCGGATGCCCAAAATCAGGAGACTAGGCAGAGAATTAGGTGATGACACCGGAGTACTCAAGAACTTGCAAAGTTTCACTTTGGAATACATGGAGAACCTGGAAGAATGGTGCACTACCATGTTAATGGCATCAGCTAGTAGCCAGCACCAGCACAAACCGGAAGGGTTGTTCATGTTCCCCTCGCTTCAGGAGCTTAACATATACCACTGCCCTCGGTTAACAATGATTCCATGTCCTCCAAGAAGCATAGACTGGGAAGTAAGAGCAAGTAGTAGAGCATCGCAACAGCTTCTTGAGAAGGATGAGGCTATGCAGTCATTGGCAGAGTACATGGGTTTGCGGTGTCCCTTTGGCTACACTACCGAATTGCATGTCAATGGCTCCAGCAGCAATGGATGGAAGTTTAATGCTTCCCTCATCACTCTCAGGGATCTGGGGACAAGTGATTGCTGCGGTTTGATTGACACATTGCTAGCCAAAGGCAATAACATGCAGTGTTTAATTAATCTAGAGGTTTCAGGCATTGAAGATACAAGAAGCTTGCTGGAACAAGTTGAGACAGTTGCGCATTACACAAGGTCTAGCCTCGCCAAATCATGGCCAGATTGGTTCCTACAGCAACCTATTGTAAACAGTGGAGCATCACCCCATTTTCTTGTAACAGGTTTTGCAAGCTGTGCACTTGATGGCTGGATTGACAAAGTGACCTCCTTTCTTGGCAACCTCATACGGATCAACATGGAGGACCTGCCTATGTGCGACCGCCTGCCACCACTAGGACAGCTGCCAGGGCTGCAGGAGCTTCGGTTGAAAGGGATGCCTAAGATCACAAGGATAGATGACAGGGACTTGTGCGGCGGGAGTGACCGTTCATCATCATCTGTGTTGTTCTTCCCAAGGTTGACAAAGTTTGTTCTGAATGATATGCCGAACCTTGAGGAGTGGGTCATTACGGTGTCAGGTAGTACAAGTACTGGTCACTGTGGCAGGGACAGGGAGGAGTTCATGTTCCCTAAGCTGGTAAAGCTGACGATTTGGAACTGCCCCCAGTTGAAGCTGAAGCCTGGCCTCCCAAGAGCGGAGGAGTGGGACATAAATAATAGCGATCCGGTAATAGCGTCATCCTATGACAAAAACAGAAACAGTGGAGGTGGCGAGCTTGCTACAATGCTACAAGTGTTGTCATGCAAAGTTCCTCCCAGTAACTGGAAATTGCTTCACCATCTCCCCGGGATACAGAACTTGGCGATCATTAGCTGCCATGGGATGGAAGCTTTACCAGAGAGCATTCAGAGCCTTTCCTCCCTCCAGTCCTTGACGGTAAGTAAATGTCATGGCCTGAAACACCTGCCTGAATGGTTGGGGGACCTGACATGCCTTCACAGCTTGATGGTTGTGAGCTGTCCCCTGGAGTTCTTACCGGGGGGAATGAGGCGCCTCTCTTTCCTTCGGTCCCTCACTTTGAGCTGTTGTGATAGACTGGCAGCATTGCCAGGGTGGATGGGTGATCTCAAGTCACTCGTGAAGATCACAATTGAAGGATGCAAGAGCCTTAAATCCTTGCCTCAGCTTTGTAGTCTGCAAGATCTATTCATTGACTGTAATGATGAACTACATGGGTGGAGTGAATCAGGGGTCAACAAAGCTATGTTTGCGGGAATCAAACGACAG GGTTTCTGGCTGGAGAGTCATGGTCAGAGCAACAGCTACATCTTACCAGCAAGATCGTTACACATCGTTCATGGACGCGATGACAGATATTGGAGGATGCATTCTCATCCTCACTCAAG GTTTGAATCATCGATGGAACTCTTAGAAGTCTGGTGGCTTGACATTGAGGGCAGTCTCCCTCAAGGGGCCCTCCCCACAAATACTAGCTACGATGTATACCTTGT
- the LOC136486851 gene encoding putative disease resistance protein At3g14460 isoform X1 gives MVGVGEMLAGAVIKEVVSKLHALLQASVHGPLKRIQGFKEDLEVMNMTLQSIGAVIADAEKRSINDESARLWLKRLKEVAYEITDMFDDFQPDRPPGKLQSTQKWYKIMLSPDMANRMKRMNKKLNEIRKQNKFGTGLIPEPKTEYTDGETISGPSDVIVGRRVEKESVINILLSSNTYAQEINNCTIIHGLAGVGKTELAKLVFNDERIKEAFPQRAWVYLRQNCDEKDICRHIISVIEQRPCELEILESIYQHLKKVLTSRCLIVLDNLWNSSLERLQGILGRNVSILVTSRKSIQLNTRKAIMFPLEPLSDKLSFDLAKKVASSSYFREGDIPDIALDEIVAKCRGVPFALKTIASRLKPGTEEELLSLIKDIFPPTSDYGQDAIEKTVLGSLRLTYHLMTPRLRLCFAYCAIFAKGCEIDREELCHQWIALGLIVNPRKNQGIIENPTKRLAEETIHELLDMSFLQDSGPSSVTIRSSGAPAKLKMHDLVHDLAKLVCDDELVIFNEENMSSTRDSPRYAMVFACVKENLHKNNQLAGLRALHIKDCPTVKFKWYNSSFAKRLRVLDISGHHIEKLPSSIGNLMQLRYLNASGIQFKELPKAIGTLSKLQYLNLHGSSISGLPDSVSKLGQLMHLDISDCKNLQALPSSFCQLKCLCFLSLKNCCQLCSLPDDLAGLKDLEKLNLSGCSCLCKLPESLGKLKKLKQLDLSGCLKLTKLPDSFVRLTGLQYLDISSCSELNIPVDGLNKLVGLNYVDMSSCPKLVGLPEEFCDLEHLHTLNLSDCSQLGNLPERLGQMKSIRFILLDGCAESVRKPILQHRLGAGLQSLPAFVIEAQVGSIRSNITQLEQEKFSELELYRLENVRAVEEAEALKMPARSGLRSLGLMWTLNVGRFVEDEALLQVLEPPEDLQKFRVQGYMGKRFPKWNVEIGSFRRGQLDELGLMHFPMCNSLPQLGQLANLKKLHLCRMPKIRRLGRELGDDTGVLKNLQSFTLEYMENLEEWCTTMLMASASSQHQHKPEGLFMFPSLQELNIYHCPRLTMIPCPPRSIDWEVRASSRASQQLLEKDEAMQSLAEYMGLRCPFGYTTELHVNGSSSNGWKFNASLITLRDLGTSDCCGLIDTLLAKGNNMQCLINLEVSGIEDTRSLLEQVETVAHYTRSSLAKSWPDWFLQQPIVNSGASPHFLVTGFASCALDGWIDKVTSFLGNLIRINMEDLPMCDRLPPLGQLPGLQELRLKGMPKITRIDDRDLCGGSDRSSSSVLFFPRLTKFVLNDMPNLEEWVITVSGSTSTGHCGRDREEFMFPKLVKLTIWNCPQLKLKPGLPRAEEWDINNSDPVIASSYDKNRNSGGGELATMLQVLSCKVPPSNWKLLHHLPGIQNLAIISCHGMEALPESIQSLSSLQSLTVSKCHGLKHLPEWLGDLTCLHSLMVVSCPLEFLPGGMRRLSFLRSLTLSCCDRLAALPGWMGDLKSLVKITIEGCKSLKSLPQLCSLQDLFIDCNDELHGWSESGVNKAMFAGIKRQGFWLESHGQSNSYILPARSLHIVHGRDDRYWRMHSHPHSRFESSMELLEVWWLDIEGSLPQGALPTNTSYDVYLVYKLADEHDGLRWGESCVLVDGVPTFGAIVSFVDQDAVRVDRVAYPVTRSEGWMELRLGEFSLRDDTSTVKVHLSEKTNTYAKKGLIIEGMEIRANSMPIT, from the exons ATGGTTGGCGTCGGGGAGATGCTGGCCGGGGCCGTCATAAAGGAAGTTGTCAGCAAGCTGCATGCGCTGCTCCAGGCTTCTGTCCATGGTCCTCTCAAGAGGATTCAGGGCTTCAAGGAAGACCTCGAGGTCATGAACATGACGCTCCAGTCCATCGGGGCGGTCATCGCGGATGCAGAGAAGCGGTCTATCAACGACGAGAGCGCGCGATTGTGGCTGAAACGCCTCAAGGAGGTGGCCTACGAGATCACTGATATGTTTGATGACTTCCAACCCGACAGGCCGCCAGGAAAGCTGCAGAGCACTCAAAAGTGGTACAAG ATAATGCTTAGTCCTGACATGGCCAACCGCATGAAGAGGATGAATAAAAAGTTAAATGAAATAAGGAAGCAAAATAAATTTGGGACTGGGTTGATACCTGAACCCAAAACAGAGTACACTGATGGGGAAACAATATCAGGGCCATCAGATGTGATTGTTGGTCGTAGAGTTGAGAAAGAATCTGTCATTAATATACTGCTTAGCTCCAATACATATGCTCAAGAAATTAATAACTGTACCATTATTCATGGGCTTGCTGGTGTTGGCAAGACAGAACTAGCAAAATTGGTGTTCAATGATGAAAGAATCAAGGAGGCATTTCCTCAAAGGGCCTGGGTTTACTTGCGCCAAAATTGTGACGAAAAAGATATTTGCAGACATATAATCTCAGTAATTGAACAAAGACCTTGCGAGCTTGAGATTCTTGAATCCATATACCAGCATCTCAAAAAGGTGCTCACGAGTAGATGTCTCATTGTATTGGATAATCTTTGGAATTCATCCTTGGAGAGATTGCAGGGTATACTAGGCAGGAATGTCTCGATCTTAGTTACTTCACGCAAATCTATTCAGTTGAATACGAGAAAAGCAATAATGTTCCCCTTGGAACCTTTGTCAGACAAACTCAGCTTTGATTTAGCTAAGAAAGTTGCATCCTCATCATATTTCCGTGAAGGTGACATTCCAGATATTGCACTGGATGAAATTGTAGCAAAGTGCAGAGGTGTACCTTTCGCTCTGAAGACTATTGCATCCCGATTGAAACCAGGAACCGAAGAAGAACTATTGAGTTTAATAAAAGATATCTTTCCACCCACATCAGATTATGGACAAGATGCTATTGAGAAAACTGTTCTTGGATCCCTCAGGCTGACATACCACTTAATGACTCCACGACTAAGGCTATGCTTTGCCTACTGTGCAATTTTTGCTAAAGGCTGTGAGATTGATCGTGAAGAATTATGCCACCAATGGATTGCTCTTGGGCTAATTGTAAACCCACGGAAGAATCAGGGTATAATTGAAAACCCAACTAAAAGGCTTGCAGAGGAAACGATTCACGAATTATTGGACATGTCATTTCTTCAAGATTCAGGGCCATCTTCG GTGACGATAAGGAGTTCTGGAGCTCCAGCCAAACTTAAGATGCATGACTTGGTACACGACCTTGCTAAGTTAGTTTGTGATGATGAATTAGTAATTTTCAATGAGGAGAATATGTCATCTACACGTGATTCACCTCGCTATGCCATGGTTTTTGCTTGTGTGAAGGAGAACTTGCATAAGAATAATCAGCTTGCTGGGTTAAGGGCTCTGCATATTAAAGATTGTCCTACAGTGAAGTTCAAATGGTACAATTCCTCATTCGCCAAACGCCTGCGGGTCCTGGATATTAGTGGGCATCATATTGAGAAGCTTCCTTCCTCTATTGGAAATCTGATGCAGCTGAGGTACCTTAACGCTTCAGGAATACAATTCAAAGAGCTCCCCAAAGCCATCGGCACTCTGTCTAAACTACAGTATCTCAATCTACATGGCAGTAGCATTTCCGGACTACCAGACTCAGTCTCCAAATTGGGTCAGTTGATGCATCTTGACATATCAGACTGTAAGAATCTGCAGGCATTGCCCAGCTCATTTTGCCAACTCAAGTGCCTGTGTTTTTTGTCACTAAAGAACTGCTGTCAACTATGTTCATTACCTGATGATCTTGCCGGACTCAAGGATTTGGAGAAGCTCAATTTGTCAGGCTGCTCCTGTCTTTGCAAGTTACCAGAATCTCTTGGTAAGCTGAAGAAGTTAAAACAATTGGATCTATCAGGCTGTCTGAAACTCACCAAGCTACCAGATTCTTTCGTTAGACTTACTGGTCTCCAATACCTCGACATCTCAAGCTGTTCTGAATTAAACATACCTGTTGATGGTCTTAACAAGCTTGTGGGTTTGAACTACGTAGATATGTCATCTTGTCCGAAACTTGTAGGACTGCCTGAAGAATTTTGTGACCTTGAACATCTCCATACACTGAATCTTTCTGACTGTAGTCAATTGGGAAATTTACCAGAGAGGCTGGGCCAAATGAAAAGCATCAGGTTCATTTTGCTGGATGGTTGTGCAGAATCGGTGAGGAAACCCATTCTGCAACATAGGCTGGGTGCTGGCCTGCAGTCGTTACCTGCATTTGTCATTGAAGCGCAGGTTGGCAGCATCCGAAGCAACATTACCCAGCTGGAGCAGGAGAAGTTCTCTGAGCTGGAACTGTACCGCCTCGAGAATGTGCGAGCAGTTGAGGAGGCCGAAGCACTAAAGATGCCGGCCAGATCTGGATTACGTAGTTTGGGGCTGATGTGGACATTGAATGTTGGCCGATTCGTTGAGGATGAGGCACTGCTTCAGGTGCTTGAGCCACCTGAAGATCTTCAAAAGTTTAGGGTACAGGGTTACATGGGCAAAAGGTTCCCTAAATGGAACGTAGAAATCGGTTCCTTCCGCCGGGGTCAGCTCGACGAACTCGGGTTGATGCATTTTCCAATGTGCAACAGTTTGCCACAGCTCGGGCAGCTTGCAAATCTCAAGAAGCTGCACCTATGCCGGATGCCCAAAATCAGGAGACTAGGCAGAGAATTAGGTGATGACACCGGAGTACTCAAGAACTTGCAAAGTTTCACTTTGGAATACATGGAGAACCTGGAAGAATGGTGCACTACCATGTTAATGGCATCAGCTAGTAGCCAGCACCAGCACAAACCGGAAGGGTTGTTCATGTTCCCCTCGCTTCAGGAGCTTAACATATACCACTGCCCTCGGTTAACAATGATTCCATGTCCTCCAAGAAGCATAGACTGGGAAGTAAGAGCAAGTAGTAGAGCATCGCAACAGCTTCTTGAGAAGGATGAGGCTATGCAGTCATTGGCAGAGTACATGGGTTTGCGGTGTCCCTTTGGCTACACTACCGAATTGCATGTCAATGGCTCCAGCAGCAATGGATGGAAGTTTAATGCTTCCCTCATCACTCTCAGGGATCTGGGGACAAGTGATTGCTGCGGTTTGATTGACACATTGCTAGCCAAAGGCAATAACATGCAGTGTTTAATTAATCTAGAGGTTTCAGGCATTGAAGATACAAGAAGCTTGCTGGAACAAGTTGAGACAGTTGCGCATTACACAAGGTCTAGCCTCGCCAAATCATGGCCAGATTGGTTCCTACAGCAACCTATTGTAAACAGTGGAGCATCACCCCATTTTCTTGTAACAGGTTTTGCAAGCTGTGCACTTGATGGCTGGATTGACAAAGTGACCTCCTTTCTTGGCAACCTCATACGGATCAACATGGAGGACCTGCCTATGTGCGACCGCCTGCCACCACTAGGACAGCTGCCAGGGCTGCAGGAGCTTCGGTTGAAAGGGATGCCTAAGATCACAAGGATAGATGACAGGGACTTGTGCGGCGGGAGTGACCGTTCATCATCATCTGTGTTGTTCTTCCCAAGGTTGACAAAGTTTGTTCTGAATGATATGCCGAACCTTGAGGAGTGGGTCATTACGGTGTCAGGTAGTACAAGTACTGGTCACTGTGGCAGGGACAGGGAGGAGTTCATGTTCCCTAAGCTGGTAAAGCTGACGATTTGGAACTGCCCCCAGTTGAAGCTGAAGCCTGGCCTCCCAAGAGCGGAGGAGTGGGACATAAATAATAGCGATCCGGTAATAGCGTCATCCTATGACAAAAACAGAAACAGTGGAGGTGGCGAGCTTGCTACAATGCTACAAGTGTTGTCATGCAAAGTTCCTCCCAGTAACTGGAAATTGCTTCACCATCTCCCCGGGATACAGAACTTGGCGATCATTAGCTGCCATGGGATGGAAGCTTTACCAGAGAGCATTCAGAGCCTTTCCTCCCTCCAGTCCTTGACGGTAAGTAAATGTCATGGCCTGAAACACCTGCCTGAATGGTTGGGGGACCTGACATGCCTTCACAGCTTGATGGTTGTGAGCTGTCCCCTGGAGTTCTTACCGGGGGGAATGAGGCGCCTCTCTTTCCTTCGGTCCCTCACTTTGAGCTGTTGTGATAGACTGGCAGCATTGCCAGGGTGGATGGGTGATCTCAAGTCACTCGTGAAGATCACAATTGAAGGATGCAAGAGCCTTAAATCCTTGCCTCAGCTTTGTAGTCTGCAAGATCTATTCATTGACTGTAATGATGAACTACATGGGTGGAGTGAATCAGGGGTCAACAAAGCTATGTTTGCGGGAATCAAACGACAG GGTTTCTGGCTGGAGAGTCATGGTCAGAGCAACAGCTACATCTTACCAGCAAGATCGTTACACATCGTTCATGGACGCGATGACAGATATTGGAGGATGCATTCTCATCCTCACTCAAG GTTTGAATCATCGATGGAACTCTTAGAAGTCTGGTGGCTTGACATTGAGGGCAGTCTCCCTCAAGGGGCCCTCCCCACAAATACTAGCTACGATGTATACCTTGT